ATATAAGTTCTAACAATACAGCAGATTGTTGAAGCCACCAtacatgaaattattttttgctTAAGTTAGTCTTGTACAGTTttactaaaaaatattttatttggaaaGTGTATATTTGTAGATTAATATCAACCTATGTATAGCTTTATCTTGCACACCTGTCGACCTGTGAAATCCTTGTATTGCCTCCTGAAGTGCCAGGTCCTGTGGTGGTGTTTGCAGACTGGTGCCGTTAGGTCTGCAGGTTCACCAGTTGTCTGGGAGTTGAGGGCATCAAGCTATATCTTTCTTATTCTATCATAACTCACTGCATGTCAAATTTTTGGTAATGTAAGGAACCTTGGTGTGATATTTATAGCATCCATTAAAAATAAAGAGATGGGAATTGCAAATACAGTGCTCAATGGCAGTAGTTTTATGAATTGGTGGAAAACTGTGTGGTTAATTGCTCAAATATGAtagatatattattataattttgtaCTTTGTTCAATGCGTTATGAACAAACTGTTTAATCTTTGTACTTTGATTCAAGGTCACACTGTGTATCAGTTTCCATTATCATATTTAACACGGAGTGGTGCTGAAAGGAAATGGGCGGAAGGTTCAATAAGATTTGACGCATCTATATTTATTTACCCATATGTAAAGTTCATgggttcataaaaaaaaaaaggtatgcTAAAAAGAGAAATTGGGCAGAAGGAACAAAGAAATGGCAACTTATTCTTTATTATCCCATACAGTATGTTGACTTGaaatggttagttcactcaaagataaaatgtctgtcattaattactcaccctcgtgtcattccacagccgtaagaccttcattcatgtgttccaaagatgaacgaaggtcttacgggtgtggattGACattgagtacttaatgacagaattaaaatttttgggtgaattaataCTTTAATGGAATCATACACATTTTGAATGGCAATACCAATTTTGTATTTTCACAATACATTATGCAGTGTATCAAGccttaatgtcatatttaatgTACCAATGAAAATGTCTGAGAAACCTTAACCCCGAATTGGACAAGGGTTGCAATTCCGTATTCCGtataggcatgtgacggtatcaaattttcacgTTGTGATAACTGCTGAaacttttatcacggtatatgatattatcacaatattgaaataagttgcaaaaaaagtgttgtcatacTATTAAAGGTTTTAATAACTTCTTATAACAAATAGACCtctgaacatttaaatataaataaagcaatagacaaaaatgtttaaagtgaacaaatgtttcaaacagattaaagtgcaaaagaattataaaaaaacaataggtaactttaaaataaggtctcattagttaatgcattaattaaaattaataatgagcaatagctacatttgttggagccttattgtaaagtgttgccgaaCAATAATAaagaatcagcatttttagtcaaTATCTAGGACATGtagataaaaatgtaaaaatgttcaggtttgaaaataaattggTGCTGCGATGAACGCCATTTTGAATACAAAAATGTCAATGgctgtttaaaacatttaaagggttagttcacccaaaaaggaaaattatgtcatgtcagtcatgtcattccaaacccataagacttttattcatcttcggaacacaaataaagatctttttgatgtgaataaaagcctaaattcaatctgttcatcatataaagcgatcgagtctctttacaaaatttggactaaaccgcttcaattcatggattagttttacgatctctttataaacattttaaagcgtcaaagtggtagttacgTAGCTATGGAGCGACCGAAATCACTCATATTTCATCAAagagatcttcatttgtgttctgaagatgaacaaaagtcttatgggtttggaatgaaaaCAACGAGTTATTGATGAcagtgttttcatttttgggtgaactaaccctttaaatactgTTCAGAAACAGAAAGTAGTGCAGCTGCTGTGTGTATAGTGTTACCGGGAAAAGCTGCATTTCTCCTGTTCCAAAAGCGTCATCTGttgtcagagagtgaatgtgCATTTTCATTCATCACATCTTTACTCGTTCTGCCAAGTGCATCTCATGCTTGTTGGGGGTTGTTTCAGAGTGGATGCATTCTAAAAATCTATTTTGAAGTGCCCATGTTAACAATATCACACATGTTCATTATCATGATATATCGTATTATCGTATACCATCACATGTCTCCATATAATACACTGTCAGTACATTTACATGTAATGTTAGTGGTATACTCTTAACCTGCCTATACATGTGGCTTGATCAGTAAGCAGCTTTCTCAACACTTTTCCATTACTTTTGTtatcatttttttcataataataataataattttattagccTATTATTTAATGCCATTCAACACACTTATAAAAGGTAATAAAGCGTCCTTGGGTTCTTGAAAGGcgctatatatataaaacatattattataataGCTGTCACTGTTGTTGTTACTAATTATTAACATAACTTtgataatcattttaatttattttacaacaGGAAAATCCTCCCTCACGATACAGTTTGTAGAAGGACAATTTGTAGATTCCTACGACCCTACTATTGAAAACAGTGAGTACTGAAATATTTTGACCTACTATATTACAAGTATTATGGGCAAATACATTAAATGAAATAGCTAGCAACTAGTAGATCCAAGTTTTAAGATCATTGTATAAAGTAGAagaatattgtaatattgttgCTCCAAAATCATACAATTACCTGACATTTGGTCCCCTTTGAAAGTTTTGATGTCCCCAGTTCAATATATCTTTCTGTTTGTCTTTAAGCTTTTAATAAAATGGTGTCTGTGAATGGCCAGGATTTCAATCTCCAGTTAGTTGACACTGCTGGACAGGTAAGACCCCTCCCCCCCACAATTGTTCTGTataaatctttttcttttttttttcatcatttttcaTACCAGTTGTTCCCCTCCCCTTTTCTGTTTAGGATGAGTATTCCATTTTCCCCCAGTCTCATTCTATGGATATTCATGGTTACGTTCTGGTGTACTCTGTCACTTCAATGAAAAggtcagggtttttttttttcttacttgcattgttattaatcttttttgttttgttttttgttttgtttggtcataCAACTggaatgtttaaatgtttggtccattttgactattttattttcttaaagggttagttcacccaaaaatgaaaattctgtcattaattactcacccttatgtcattcacacccgcaagaccttcgttcatcttcgaaacacaaatgaagatatttttgaaatctgatggctcagtgaggcctgcatcgccagaaagacaattaacactttaagtgcccagaaagttactaaagacTTATTTAAAGTTCATGTGACAACCCGTAATGTtttaaagtgacgagaatactttttgtgcgccaaaataacgacttaattcaacaatatctagtgatgggcgatttcaaaacagtgcttcatgaagcttcaaagctttatgaatcttttgattCGAATCACTGGTTCGGtgcacgtatcaaactgccaaagtcacaccccccagtggtgaaccattgaaatttcaaaacacttatgatgtaacgaagccacatttactgaaatcatgtgactttggcagtttgattcatgaagcagtgttttgaaatcttgaTAATGTTGAATAGTCGttaatttgttttttggtgcacaaaaagtattctcgttgctgtAGAACAttaagttgaaccactgtagtcacatgaacggttttaaatacgtctttagtagctttctgggcagtgaaagtgttaattgtcttgctggcaatgtaggcctcactgagccatcggattttatcaaaaatatattaatttgtgttccgaagataaacgaaggtcttacgggtgtggaacaacatgagggtgagtaattaatgacagaattttcatttttgggtgaactaaccctttaagtgacaGGTTAATAATGCAAATAAACAAACTTGCATGCTTATGTAAtcattcttttttattattatttcattcttCATTCTTGGACTCAATATATTCATCAATATACCCagtgttgtttttgtgtgtttagtTTTCTGACTTTGTTTGCACTGACTTTGTGAGCCTCGAAAGTTTGGACTGCACGTGCAGTCCTTGCAGCAGAACCTGCTGCTGATGAAATTTACATCATGCACTGTGCAAGACATAGCAGCAAATGAACAACTGAAGCATACCCTATTGAAGGGTCATAATCACTAATTTTAGTGCTGGTCATCACATCACATTTCTCTGCCTCGATATGTACTGAAAGTTGTCATACAAGATTTAATCTCTTAGCcccactttttgctctttcagtcaCGTAAATTATGCGTTTACATTCCATCCGTTATCACGAATCCcacgacacacaacaaacaccGCTCCTATCATGGCATCCTCCATCCACCGGTTTTTAGCGTTTGTAATGCCGGAAATAGTTCCTATTTCCAGTGCAAATGCAACCACATACATGGCCCAGGGGGGAAATTAGTTCTTGGGGAACTATCCTAGTGACTACTTCCTATAACTGAGTTCCTAGAAGTAATCTGTGCGAAAGCCCCTATTATCTTTagaatttctgtttaaaatgtgcgataacatatttaaatcttaCCACATATGTGCACTAATTCTACTTAGTACATTTATCAAACTGttaccgttttcaactaaaaatgggaAACATTTTATGCGTTTTTGGCATTTATTTACACGCCAATgccgttttgggggcctgaaaacttttgaaaatggatttcaaagtgcaagttgtTGGAAAAATATAGCGTTATTaaaaacgtgaatttgtgaaaaaggTGACATTATGCGCATGCATATTAGGTATTCAGTCTATGGGCaggtagtgtttctttacaaaatgacatcgccaactactggcctggcatgcatgcCTGTACAGCATTTTTAAGTCATTTAAAAAGAAGTCAAGAGTCTGTGTGAATGAGTATCATTTTGCCaaacattttctgtttttgttgtaacCACTACGACTGTGCCAAGACATacactatactatactatagaTATAAATGTAACtgctaaaaatgtaaatagaaTGCTGAAATCATGATCACTGGCTTTGTCAAGACCCCTTTTACTCTGCCATGGTTCTGGTGCAGGTTACTTTCCACTGTCAATTCTCCAACTGTTCTAGGCTGGAAAAATCGATTCCACTCATGCCCTATGGCAGTCTCACTGAGCAATGTAATAACATTGCATAACATTACTCTGTAGGTCTTAATATGTTAAATTGCATGAGAGAGAATGAATCTGCGGGTTCAGTTTCAATCTCAAGCAAGTACAGAAGAGAGCACGGTCAATATACCTATACCTATATACCTATGACTACCGGTACCGTGAACAACATAACGTAGAAGTGCTGCTTACACAAACATTGACacgtcatttttgtttttggacTGGTTAGTGGTTATGTAGtcataaacaacataaacaacaCATATCACCTTTTATCAGCTTGTCTGTGGAGAAACAGGGCTGGTTCTAGACAGACTTCAATTCGCCCAGCGAAACACTGGCCGAGAACTTGATTGGCAccagaaatatttttattgtgtgccttaaatcaaaaaatgaatgaatttgaattatattttttattttttttttaaaccattgtACTCTTTAGACATTTCTTCAGATACTAACACTAGTGACACTCATTATTGGCTGAGAAAAAGTAGCTTTATTTAACCTCATAATCTGATATGTGTAATTACTTTTCTGATTGTAAGGGCCTAGATGCTGATTTGAATGCTTTTCAGAGGCCAACAAAATTTAAACATAATCCACTCTGTTTTCAGTTTTGAAGTTGTGCAGGTTCTACATGACAAGCTTCTTGATATGGTTGGAAAGATACAGTAAGTGTGGTTTAAACTCATAAACATATGGTCAAAATATTATATAAGGTCACAAAA
Above is a genomic segment from Chanodichthys erythropterus isolate Z2021 chromosome 21, ASM2448905v1, whole genome shotgun sequence containing:
- the rhebl1 gene encoding ras homolog, mTORC1 binding like 1 translates to MPQPKYRKIAVLGYRSVGKSSLTIQFVEGQFVDSYDPTIENTFNKMVSVNGQDFNLQLVDTAGQDEYSIFPQSHSMDIHGYVLVYSVTSMKSFEVVQVLHDKLLDMVGKIQVPTVLVGNKKDLHMERVIKPEEGKKLADSWGAAFMESSAKENQTAVEVFKRIILEMEKVDGNAPSEEKKCAVM